The Leptospira sp. WS39.C2 genome contains a region encoding:
- the pdxH gene encoding pyridoxamine 5'-phosphate oxidase, whose amino-acid sequence METTNDLAHMRQTYKRSVLSESTAGTDPLALFSLWFSEAKEEGELEPNAMSLATVDKNGQPSVRIVLLKGLIRNEFQFFTNYLSDKAKDITENKNVALNFFWPKLERQIRIEGSANQITKEESEKYFAIRPRESQIGAHTSNQSSVVPSREYLEEKFTTLTKEWEGKEIPMPEFWGGYSVSPTKIEFWQGRVGRLHDRILFEKQNSEWVRSRLSP is encoded by the coding sequence ATGGAAACAACGAATGACCTTGCGCATATGCGCCAAACTTACAAACGTTCAGTCCTATCAGAATCCACAGCAGGTACAGATCCTTTGGCACTTTTTTCCCTATGGTTTTCGGAAGCTAAAGAAGAAGGAGAACTGGAACCAAATGCCATGAGCCTTGCCACGGTAGATAAAAATGGTCAACCAAGCGTACGAATTGTACTGCTTAAGGGACTTATTCGAAATGAATTTCAATTTTTTACAAATTACCTTTCGGACAAAGCAAAAGACATAACGGAAAACAAAAATGTTGCACTCAATTTCTTTTGGCCAAAACTAGAAAGGCAAATCCGAATTGAAGGCAGTGCGAACCAAATTACAAAAGAAGAGTCAGAAAAATATTTTGCGATTCGCCCACGAGAGTCCCAAATTGGAGCCCATACATCAAACCAAAGTTCGGTGGTTCCTTCCAGAGAATATTTAGAGGAAAAGTTTACCACACTTACAAAAGAATGGGAAGGAAAAGAAATCCCGATGCCAGAGTTTTGGGGTGGGTATTCTGTATCCCCTACCAAAATCGAATTTTGGCAAGGAAGAGTGGGAAGATTACACGACCGGATTTTATTCGAAAAACAAAATTCGGAATGGGTTCGTTCAAGGTTATCCCCTTAA
- a CDS encoding prepilin peptidase: MSATVDFLEDTNWFFLWKLSTYTILFLFGAALASFYTTLADRILYYCYEKGRKEFQGKKRCFVIFTKPSHCPECNSSINKLHLVPILGWFMTKGKCHVCFVEIAKLYPLSEFLFGIIAIFVYYVSDSLLGTIFILFLFGHLLISMITDSKKLSLDYENLPFILGFGCLANYLLFEEIMGLPQLYVYLGFLVFYLSIYLLFRGGTGLGDVLFSPMFAAIAGNPFWMVYLNSSYVLAVIFSFFLRKKGEPLKGTKVPMGLYFSIGLFFTFFFKLIVHYYEWEGF, encoded by the coding sequence ATGAGTGCAACTGTGGACTTTCTAGAAGATACAAATTGGTTTTTTCTTTGGAAACTCTCTACATATACAATTTTGTTTTTGTTTGGTGCTGCTCTTGCCAGTTTTTATACCACACTTGCAGATCGAATTTTATACTATTGTTATGAAAAAGGGAGAAAAGAATTCCAAGGAAAAAAACGTTGTTTTGTGATTTTCACAAAACCAAGCCACTGTCCAGAATGCAATTCAAGTATAAACAAACTCCATTTGGTTCCTATACTTGGTTGGTTTATGACAAAAGGAAAGTGTCATGTTTGTTTTGTAGAGATTGCAAAACTTTATCCCTTGTCCGAATTTTTATTTGGCATCATTGCAATTTTTGTATATTACGTTTCGGATTCACTTCTTGGAACTATTTTCATTCTATTTTTGTTTGGCCACCTCCTCATCTCGATGATCACAGATTCAAAAAAATTATCCCTGGATTATGAAAACCTACCTTTTATTTTGGGATTTGGTTGTTTGGCAAATTATCTTTTGTTTGAAGAGATCATGGGTCTTCCACAACTCTACGTGTATTTGGGTTTTTTGGTATTTTATCTTTCCATCTATCTATTGTTTCGTGGGGGGACTGGCCTTGGGGATGTACTTTTTTCACCAATGTTTGCGGCCATCGCAGGGAATCCCTTTTGGATGGTGTATCTGAATTCATCTTATGTTTTAGCAGTCATATTCAGTTTTTTCCTCCGAAAAAAAGGCGAACCATTGAAGGGAACCAAAGTTCCAATGGGTCTCTATTTTTCAATTGGACTCTTTTTTACTTTTTTTTTCAAACTCATCGTCCATTATTATGAATGGGAAGGATTTTAA